One window from the genome of Cryptomeria japonica chromosome 6, Sugi_1.0, whole genome shotgun sequence encodes:
- the LOC131876764 gene encoding uncharacterized protein LOC131876764 — translation MPLRPVSVEKPFTQCGLDFVGMINPPSSAGHKWILTTTDYFTRWSEVVPLQNSSENEVLSFLEELTCQYGPPKIVISDNAHAFTGSWITQFTLSREDRHGIQKGVAPSPEECIMGRPHNTQADSEEFPVQAGIQERCIFSSVTGNLGVTVAKIYEYR, via the exons ATGCCACTCAGGCCTGTGTCAGTTGAAAAACCTTTTACTCAATGCGGACTCGATTTTGTTGGAATGATCAATCCCCCAAGCTCAGCTGGACATAAATGGATCCTGACCACCACAgactatttcaccagatggtctgaagtTGTTCCCCTACAGAATTCATCTGAAAATGAGGtgctatctttcttggaagaactGACTTGCCAGTACGGTCCCCCAAAAATTGTTATATCTGATAATGCTCACGCATTCACTGGCTCGTGGATCACGCAGTTCACtcttagcagag AGGATAGGCATGGAATACAAAAAGGAGTGGCACCATCACCTGAGGAGTGCATTATGGGCCGACCGCATAACACCCAAGCAGATTCTGAAGAGTTCCCCGTACAAGCTGGTATACAGGAAAGATGCATTTTTTCCTCTGTCACTGGAAATCTTGGTGTTACAGTTGCTAAAATATATGAATATCGTTGA